The following are from one region of the Streptomyces changanensis genome:
- a CDS encoding HNH endonuclease signature motif containing protein has protein sequence MAVVRYTRELLAEAARATNDWHEAVRWCGGTPTAGSRRYLRRKMAEAGVDTSHFPARWARHTEETLREAVALSNGVSDVVRRLGLRPVGGNQAHISRRIAALGIDTSHFAAPRGAGSRRARRPLLTLRAPEEGRVRGERLRRELLRTGVPERCATCGTGPEWNGAPLRLEVDHISGDWWDNRPGNLRLLCPNCHAVTDTHRGRRRRTTA, from the coding sequence ATGGCGGTGGTCAGGTACACCCGGGAACTGCTCGCGGAGGCGGCACGCGCGACGAACGACTGGCATGAAGCGGTGCGCTGGTGCGGTGGCACACCCACGGCGGGCAGTCGACGCTACCTGCGCAGGAAGATGGCGGAGGCCGGCGTGGACACCTCCCACTTCCCCGCACGGTGGGCCCGGCACACGGAGGAGACCCTGCGCGAGGCGGTCGCCCTCTCGAACGGTGTCAGCGACGTCGTGCGCCGCCTCGGACTCCGTCCGGTCGGTGGGAACCAAGCCCACATCAGCCGCCGGATCGCAGCGCTCGGCATCGACACCTCGCACTTCGCGGCACCACGGGGGGCCGGCTCCAGGCGGGCACGGCGGCCGCTGCTGACCCTCCGGGCGCCGGAGGAGGGCCGGGTGCGCGGCGAGCGGCTCCGACGCGAGCTGCTCAGGACCGGGGTGCCGGAGCGGTGCGCGACGTGCGGCACCGGGCCCGAGTGGAACGGCGCACCCCTCCGGCTGGAAGTCGACCACATCAGCGGGGACTGGTGGGACAACCGCCCGGGGAACCTCCGCCTGCTCTGCCCGAACTGCCACGCCGTCACCGACACCCACCGGGGTCGTAGGCGGAGGACGACGGCATGA
- a CDS encoding HNH endonuclease signature motif containing protein encodes MSTPRYTRDVLARTAASSSSLVDLLRRLGTPVGAGPLRYLRRRLAHYGTDTSHFVEETLPSREKRTYSRERLEEAAARSHSIREVLEHLGCPPQDGSYGHIRKRLDRFGIDTSHFTGGRRHGPGPLPREPLASAVAGSTSVAGVLRVLGLRDTGAARARVKRGLEAHGLSTAHFTGQAHRRGTVAPTRRSTGEVLRRRPPGSPRVKTVVLRRALDDLGVPRVCAACGTGDTWQDRRLVLEIDHVNGDRLDNRRENLRYLCPSCHSQTGGFSRRCPTPGA; translated from the coding sequence ATGAGCACGCCCCGGTACACCCGCGACGTCCTGGCGAGGACCGCCGCCTCGTCGTCCAGCCTCGTGGACCTCCTGCGGCGTCTCGGCACACCCGTCGGCGCCGGCCCCCTGAGGTACCTGCGCCGGAGGCTCGCGCACTACGGGACGGACACGTCCCACTTCGTGGAGGAGACCCTCCCCTCCCGGGAGAAGCGCACCTACTCCAGGGAGCGGCTGGAGGAAGCGGCCGCCCGCTCCCACAGCATCCGGGAGGTGCTGGAACACCTGGGCTGCCCACCGCAGGACGGCTCGTACGGTCACATCAGGAAGAGGCTCGACCGGTTCGGCATTGACACCTCGCACTTCACCGGTGGCCGTAGGCACGGGCCGGGCCCGCTCCCCCGCGAGCCACTGGCGTCCGCCGTCGCCGGGTCGACGAGCGTGGCGGGAGTGCTGAGAGTCCTCGGCCTCCGCGACACCGGTGCCGCACGCGCCCGGGTGAAGCGCGGGCTGGAGGCGCACGGCCTGTCCACCGCCCACTTCACGGGACAGGCCCATCGCCGCGGCACGGTCGCGCCCACCCGGAGGTCCACCGGCGAGGTCCTGCGGAGGCGACCGCCCGGTTCGCCGCGCGTGAAGACCGTCGTGCTGCGGCGGGCACTGGACGACCTGGGGGTGCCCCGCGTCTGCGCCGCGTGCGGGACCGGTGACACGTGGCAGGACCGACGGCTGGTCCTGGAGATCGACCACGTCAACGGTGACCGGCTGGACAACCGCCGGGAGAACCTCCGCTACTTGTGCCCTTCGTGCCACAGTCAGACGGGCGGTTTCTCCCGTCGGTGCCCCACTCCCGGGGCATGA
- a CDS encoding DUF3618 domain-containing protein, translating into MSDARTPAQIEADIVRRREQLAVTLDEIGVRMHPKTIMGDAKAKVASTVDETAGRAYVAVNRVVADVKAGLVTEDGGPRLERVIPVALLAVGVVGLIVLSGRGKRRK; encoded by the coding sequence GTGTCGGACGCCAGGACCCCCGCGCAGATCGAGGCGGACATCGTCCGCCGGCGCGAGCAGCTCGCCGTCACGCTCGACGAGATCGGCGTACGGATGCACCCGAAGACGATCATGGGCGACGCGAAGGCGAAGGTGGCGTCCACGGTCGACGAGACGGCCGGCCGGGCCTACGTCGCCGTGAACCGGGTGGTGGCCGACGTCAAGGCGGGCCTGGTGACCGAGGACGGTGGCCCGCGCCTGGAGCGGGTGATCCCGGTGGCGCTGCTCGCCGTCGGTGTCGTCGGCCTGATCGTGCTGTCGGGCCGCGGCAAGCGCCGGAAGTAG
- the bcp gene encoding thioredoxin-dependent thiol peroxidase has protein sequence MSERLQPGDTAPAFTLPDADGKEVSLADHKGRKVIVYFYPAALTPGCTKQACDFTDNLDVLADAGYDVIGVSPDKPEKLAKFREKEDLRVTLVGDPEKKVLEAYGAFGEKKLYGKTVTGVIRSTVIVDADGKVERALYNVKATGHVAKIIKDLGI, from the coding sequence ATGAGCGAGCGACTGCAGCCCGGCGACACCGCCCCCGCCTTCACCCTGCCCGACGCGGACGGCAAGGAGGTCTCGCTCGCGGACCACAAGGGCCGCAAGGTCATCGTCTACTTCTACCCGGCCGCCCTCACCCCCGGCTGCACCAAGCAGGCGTGCGACTTCACCGACAACCTCGACGTCCTGGCCGACGCCGGGTACGACGTGATCGGCGTCTCGCCGGACAAGCCGGAGAAGCTGGCGAAGTTCCGGGAGAAGGAGGACCTGCGGGTCACGCTCGTCGGCGACCCGGAGAAGAAGGTCCTGGAGGCGTACGGCGCCTTCGGCGAGAAGAAGCTCTACGGCAAGACGGTGACGGGCGTCATCCGCTCCACCGTGATCGTCGACGCCGACGGCAAGGTCGAGCGCGCCCTGTACAACGTGAAGGCCACCGGCCACGTCGCGAAGATCATCAAGGACCTCGGCATCTGA
- a CDS encoding GroES family chaperonin, translated as MSENTHDKLPIRMLHDRVLVRSDVPEGERRSGGGILIPATAAVGRRLAWAEVVAVGQNVRTVEAGDRVLYDPEDRAEVEVRGVAYVLMRERDLHAVAADRFEGSEDSTGLYL; from the coding sequence GTGAGCGAGAACACCCACGACAAGTTGCCCATCCGGATGCTGCACGACCGGGTGCTGGTCCGGTCCGACGTTCCCGAGGGCGAGCGGCGCTCGGGAGGCGGCATCCTCATCCCCGCGACCGCGGCGGTGGGCCGCAGGCTGGCCTGGGCCGAGGTGGTCGCGGTCGGTCAGAACGTCCGGACCGTCGAGGCGGGCGACCGCGTCCTGTACGACCCCGAGGACCGTGCCGAGGTCGAGGTGCGGGGCGTGGCGTACGTGCTGATGCGGGAGCGGGACCTGCACGCGGTGGCCGCCGACCGCTTCGAGGGGTCGGAGGACTCCACGGGGCTCTACCTCTGA
- a CDS encoding DMT family transporter: MAWVLLVVAGLLEVGWSVGMKYTDGFTRLWPSVLTCLGIAASMVLLARAARTLPIGTAYGVWVGIGAAGAAVLGMVVFDEPATAARIFFVCLLLVAVVGLKATSGH, translated from the coding sequence ATGGCCTGGGTCCTGCTCGTCGTCGCCGGTCTGCTGGAGGTCGGCTGGTCGGTGGGGATGAAGTACACCGACGGGTTCACGCGGCTGTGGCCGAGCGTGCTGACGTGTCTGGGGATCGCCGCCAGCATGGTGTTGCTGGCGCGGGCGGCCCGGACGCTGCCGATCGGCACGGCGTACGGGGTGTGGGTGGGGATCGGCGCCGCCGGTGCGGCGGTGCTGGGGATGGTCGTCTTCGACGAGCCCGCGACCGCCGCCCGGATCTTCTTCGTCTGTCTGCTGCTGGTGGCCGTGGTGGGGCTGAAGGCCACGTCGGGTCACTGA